The genomic window CTCAGCAAAGCCTCAGGGGCAGAATTGAAGCTGCTCAAGCTCCCGGGGGAGAAGCCCACGCCCGGAATCTGGCTCCAGTCCTCGCAGTTCTACACCATCTCAGCCCGGAGCAAGCACACAGATGCTGCCGCCAAGCTGGTCAGCTTCCTCATCAACAATGAGGCCGCTGCGAAGATCATCCAGAGCGACCGCGGCGTGCCCAGTAACTCCGGCATGCGCACGGCCATCCAGGACCTCCTGACACCGCAGGGCAAGGCCGAAGCCGCCTACATCGACCAGATCGGCAAGATGGACTTCGCTCCAACCTTCATTGGTCCTACGGGATCCACGGCGGTCTCCGAAATTACCGCCCGCATCAACACCGAGGTACTGTTCAAGAGGCTGAGCCCGGAGAAGGCGGCCGAGCAATGGCTTAGCGAGAGCAAAGCCGCCATCGGCAAGTAGGCAAAAGCAACGCGGGGTCACTTATGGCCACTTTTGAAGCGGTTTAGGGGCACAACTGACCCCGCGTTGCTTTAAGCTAGACGGCGTTGGCGACTTCCAGGTACGGGTCCGCCCATGCACTGATGATGCGGGCCACCCGTGCTGCCTGGCCCTTGCCGGTCAGCAGATGCTCACTGCCCTCAAGGGAGATGAAACTCCGGGGGTGCCGGGCAGTGCGGAAGATTTCACTTGCGTTGTCGATCCCCACGGTGTTGTCGGTAGGGGAGTGCATCACCATCAGGGGCTTGTGGAGGGTTCGGATGCAGTCGCGCAGATCAGCGCGTTCCACGTCCTCCACAAAGTGGCGGCGGACCTCCATGGGCCGGCCGCCAAGATCCACCACCGCGCTGCCGTCGCGCAGGATGTCTTCCATCTCGGTATCGAACATGTGCTCAACATGCTTGGGCTCGTACGGTGCCGCCACAGTCACCACGGCGTTCAGGCCGGGAATGTCGCGGGCTGCGGCGAGCACTGCCGCGCCGCCGAACGAGTGGCCCACCAGCAAGGAAATTGCCCGGCCTTGTTCCCGCATGAACTCCGCGGCCAGGATGGTATCGGCCACTTTGACGCTGAAGGACCCTGCCGACCATTCGCCAGCGGATCCGCCCAGGCCGAGGTTGTCGAAACGCAGCATCCCCACGCCCTGCTCCGCAAGCCCCTTGCAGATGCGCGACGCCGCGGGGCTGTCTTTGCCAAGGGTCAGGCCATGTGAGTACAGGCCCCAGCCGCGGATGGGCCCCTCGGGCACGTCCACGATGCCGGCCAGGGCGTCGCCGGTACTTCCCGTGAAGCTGATCTTTTCAGAGCGTGACACGCTGATCTCCTTGCGTTGCGGAGCCGGTTGCGGCAGTTGATTAACGACGACGGCGCCCCTCACCATCAGTGGTGAGTGGCGCCGTCGTCGTGTGTTCTTGTGGTGAAACGCGAACTAGATCTTGCGGGACAGGATGGCCTGCTTGACCTCTGCGATTGCCTGGGTCACCTGGATGCCACGCGGGCAGGCTTCCGAGCAGTTGAAGGTGGTGCGGCAACGCCACACGCCCTCTTTGTCGTTGAGGATCTCAAGGCGCATGTCGCCGGCGTCATCACGGGAATCGAAAATGAAGCGGTGGGCGTTGACGATCGCCGCAGGACCAAAGTACTGGCCATCGGTCCAGAAGACCGGGCAGGACGAGGTGCAGGCGGCGCACAGGATGCACTTGGTGGTGTCGTCAAAGCGCTCACGGTCCTCAACGGACTGCAGGCGTTCCTTGGTGGGCTCGTGGCCCTTGTTGATCAGGAACGGCATGACTTCGCGGAAGGACTGGAAGAAGGGCTCCATGTCCACGATCAGGTCCTTCTCCACAGGGAGGCCCTTGATCGGCTCGACGGTGATGGGCTTGGTGGTGTCCAGGTCCTTCAGCAGCGTCTTGCAGGCGAGGCGGTTGCGGCCGTTGATGCGCATGGCA from Arthrobacter sp. StoSoilB20 includes these protein-coding regions:
- a CDS encoding alpha/beta fold hydrolase produces the protein MSRSEKISFTGSTGDALAGIVDVPEGPIRGWGLYSHGLTLGKDSPAASRICKGLAEQGVGMLRFDNLGLGGSAGEWSAGSFSVKVADTILAAEFMREQGRAISLLVGHSFGGAAVLAAARDIPGLNAVVTVAAPYEPKHVEHMFDTEMEDILRDGSAVVDLGGRPMEVRRHFVEDVERADLRDCIRTLHKPLMVMHSPTDNTVGIDNASEIFRTARHPRSFISLEGSEHLLTGKGQAARVARIISAWADPYLEVANAV
- a CDS encoding succinate dehydrogenase iron-sulfur subunit; amino-acid sequence: MTTEMAEPASKIELPASVAGDGEIPTFHITLRVRRYDPEISDEARWDDYKLTMYGTDRVLDALHKVKWEIDGSVSFRRSCAHGVCGSDAMRINGRNRLACKTLLKDLDTTKPITVEPIKGLPVEKDLIVDMEPFFQSFREVMPFLINKGHEPTKERLQSVEDRERFDDTTKCILCAACTSSCPVFWTDGQYFGPAAIVNAHRFIFDSRDDAGDMRLEILNDKEGVWRCRTTFNCSEACPRGIQVTQAIAEVKQAILSRKI